In Nitrospira sp., a single genomic region encodes these proteins:
- a CDS encoding YqgE/AlgH family protein — MQLPLGKGIFLIAAPTLRDPNFRQTVVLLCEHGADGALGVVVNRPTAMSVSEALPHVPVLEGQRHVLFSGGPVQPNQVMLLYRLNQMPDNSHHVFDGVCLGGDVELVDRILTASQGREAFRAYVGYSGWGPGQLESEMKTGSWITIPADPSIVFEKDPLRIWPDIVSTLGEEYRHYADMPIDPCLN, encoded by the coding sequence ATGCAACTCCCTCTAGGCAAGGGCATTTTCCTGATCGCGGCTCCGACGCTTCGTGATCCGAATTTCCGCCAGACCGTGGTACTGCTGTGCGAACACGGTGCGGATGGCGCGTTGGGAGTCGTGGTGAATCGTCCGACCGCCATGTCCGTGTCGGAGGCCTTGCCTCACGTACCCGTGCTGGAAGGGCAACGGCACGTGCTGTTTTCGGGGGGGCCGGTCCAGCCGAATCAAGTGATGTTGCTCTATCGGCTGAACCAGATGCCCGATAATTCGCACCACGTGTTCGACGGTGTCTGCCTGGGGGGCGATGTCGAACTCGTCGATCGGATTCTCACCGCCAGTCAAGGGCGAGAGGCGTTTCGCGCGTATGTCGGATATTCAGGCTGGGGGCCTGGACAGCTTGAGTCGGAAATGAAAACCGGGTCCTGGATCACCATACCGGCGGATCCCAGCATCGTTTTTGAGAAGGATCCGTTGCGTATCTGGCCCGATATCGTCAGCACATTGGGCGAAGAGTACCGGCACTACGCCGACATGCCCATCGATCCTTGCCTGAACTAG
- a CDS encoding PDZ domain-containing protein has protein sequence MRRSAAAQRSRLLLNIMAAVGIITGSSGCGVAYTIVKSESKLDRLSVPMTKTQVVEEIGRPDRVLRDDGRLLVWEYSLTARRQWLYELALCPISVWIGGCLFYPFTNIAADQQREYPHHVVMVNEELCAWGPPAAILQRRKTCAATGVQAMQTVNGRLEPVVTGNGPIDRESIDRYRTMAVMLFEDAAGARGSGSRVTGIVTTLMLDLDIHMVERAKLDEVLKEQVIQLTHADDANVLKVGRLVGAQAIIVGEVQQWERRPQDRMHSVSLALRMIDVETGLLLFNGEGHLTDPTTDDPEGSARLIVHRILARFGAQTGLLGSGRIGVNWELLEERGARFYLVRELRSGLPAEKAGLKVGDRIVACNGASLTTAKNERDAKRLCQVQAGEVLELDVQRTDEPLRLMVKADKRPGL, from the coding sequence ATGCGACGGTCCGCGGCTGCACAGCGAAGCCGGCTTCTCCTCAACATAATGGCGGCGGTCGGCATCATCACAGGCTCGTCTGGGTGCGGCGTGGCGTATACGATCGTCAAATCGGAGTCCAAGCTCGATCGTCTGTCGGTTCCGATGACCAAGACGCAGGTTGTCGAAGAAATCGGCCGGCCCGACCGGGTCCTGCGGGACGACGGCCGGCTGCTTGTCTGGGAATATTCGCTCACGGCGCGCAGGCAATGGTTGTACGAACTTGCGCTCTGTCCCATTTCGGTCTGGATCGGCGGGTGTCTCTTCTATCCGTTTACCAATATCGCGGCGGACCAGCAACGGGAATATCCGCATCACGTGGTGATGGTGAACGAGGAACTCTGCGCCTGGGGCCCCCCCGCCGCCATTCTGCAGCGGAGGAAAACCTGCGCCGCGACCGGTGTGCAGGCCATGCAGACGGTCAACGGCCGCCTGGAGCCCGTCGTGACCGGCAACGGCCCTATCGATCGCGAGAGCATCGATCGCTATCGAACGATGGCCGTCATGCTGTTCGAAGACGCAGCCGGCGCGCGCGGATCCGGCTCGCGCGTGACCGGGATCGTCACGACGTTGATGCTCGATCTGGACATCCACATGGTGGAGCGGGCCAAGCTGGACGAAGTCTTGAAAGAGCAGGTGATTCAGCTGACCCATGCAGACGACGCCAACGTGTTGAAGGTCGGAAGGCTGGTCGGCGCGCAGGCCATCATCGTCGGCGAGGTGCAACAATGGGAGCGGCGACCTCAGGACAGGATGCACAGCGTATCGTTGGCTCTGCGCATGATCGACGTCGAGACCGGCCTCCTGCTGTTCAACGGCGAGGGCCATCTGACGGACCCCACAACCGACGATCCCGAGGGTTCCGCGCGGCTGATCGTCCACCGGATCCTTGCGCGGTTCGGCGCGCAGACCGGACTGCTCGGGTCCGGACGGATCGGCGTGAACTGGGAGCTGCTCGAAGAGCGGGGCGCGCGCTTCTATCTGGTGCGCGAGCTCCGCAGCGGGCTGCCTGCCGAGAAGGCAGGACTCAAGGTCGGCGATCGAATCGTAGCCTGCAACGGAGCGTCCTTGACGACCGCGAAGAACGAGCGTGACGCCAAGCGTCTGTGCCAGGTGCAGGCGGGCGAAGTCTTGGAACTTGACGTGCAACGAACCGACGAGCCGTTGCGTCTGATGGTCAAGGCGGACAAGCGGCCGGGATTGTAG
- a CDS encoding DUF3422 family protein: MLKRLHERPQTPLIEWLRAPAHVHYMAFRMSDPPVQRKASREEFQSILSAFSVPDEQVFLHETFGYGVKETATGERLIAVWQAHTEYYNYQLWHLPLPTWAETSFGPLTFPGYQFPVTPLGAEVCRLDILLALDTAPSRERLRSLLPGPVLYGSRILDEQTTVVTSFTPDEQGRERYWVSVGQPQRVASRLKDIVDAIVRIETYYHLLLMQKPLFSAAVDQIYKFEQVHLKQREVISSHIGHADSQTLQRWLNSLTQDLLKTNRIAGRLHFELSASLPYDKIVHATLSSLAERPLDSYRPVSDYVLGGITGVAEGYQQLLRRIDTLRAGFEGIISIIRARVDLILQAQNLALLQSVDKTTKSQVILQHTVEGLSVIVIAYYLAGLAGYILKGLYEAGWIKNANIASAVFVPIAIGVAFLITTVSKQYLHKRLSGGHAPQEENKDEQKTE, encoded by the coding sequence ATGCTGAAGAGACTCCACGAGCGGCCGCAGACGCCGTTGATTGAATGGCTCAGGGCTCCTGCCCACGTCCATTACATGGCCTTCCGGATGTCCGATCCTCCGGTGCAGCGGAAGGCCAGCCGGGAAGAATTCCAGTCCATACTCTCCGCCTTTTCCGTGCCGGATGAACAGGTGTTCCTCCACGAAACGTTCGGCTATGGAGTCAAGGAGACGGCGACCGGAGAACGGTTGATCGCCGTCTGGCAGGCTCATACCGAGTATTACAATTACCAGCTCTGGCATCTGCCTCTCCCGACGTGGGCTGAGACGTCCTTCGGTCCTTTGACCTTTCCCGGCTATCAGTTCCCCGTGACTCCGCTCGGCGCGGAAGTGTGCCGTCTCGACATCCTGCTCGCTTTGGACACGGCGCCGTCGCGCGAGCGCTTGCGATCGCTGTTGCCGGGGCCGGTGTTGTACGGGAGCCGGATTCTCGACGAACAGACCACCGTGGTGACGAGCTTTACCCCGGATGAGCAGGGGCGCGAACGGTATTGGGTAAGCGTCGGACAGCCGCAGAGGGTCGCATCGCGTCTGAAAGATATCGTCGATGCCATCGTCCGGATCGAGACCTACTACCATCTGTTGCTGATGCAGAAGCCCTTGTTCTCCGCCGCCGTGGATCAGATATATAAATTCGAACAGGTTCACTTGAAGCAGCGCGAAGTCATCAGCAGTCATATCGGCCACGCGGATTCGCAAACACTGCAACGCTGGCTGAACAGCCTCACTCAGGATCTGCTCAAGACGAATCGCATCGCCGGCCGGCTTCACTTTGAATTGTCCGCGTCTTTGCCGTACGACAAGATCGTGCATGCCACACTGAGTTCCTTGGCCGAGCGTCCCCTGGACTCCTATCGGCCTGTGTCCGACTATGTGCTCGGCGGCATTACGGGTGTGGCGGAAGGCTATCAGCAACTGCTCCGTCGAATCGACACCCTACGAGCCGGCTTTGAAGGCATCATTTCGATCATCCGGGCGCGTGTGGATCTGATTCTTCAGGCGCAGAATCTCGCGCTTCTGCAAAGCGTGGACAAGACCACGAAGAGCCAGGTGATCCTCCAGCATACGGTCGAGGGCCTGTCGGTGATCGTCATCGCCTATTATCTGGCAGGATTGGCGGGATACATTCTCAAGGGGCTCTACGAGGCGGGATGGATCAAGAACGCCAATATCGCGTCGGCGGTGTTCGTTCCCATCGCCATCGGGGTGGCCTTTCTCATTACCACTGTCAGCAAACAGTATCTGCACAAGCGATTATCCGGTGGGCATGCGCCGCAAGAAGAGAACAAGGACGAACAGAAGACAGAATGA
- the uvrA gene encoding excinuclease ABC subunit UvrA codes for MSPPIEPESTVRSLIVEGARQNNLKNISLTLPHDRVTAVTGLSGSGKSSLAFDTLFAEGQWRYVESLSTYARMFLEKVSRPDVDRILNVRPAIAIEQKNQVRTARSTVGTSTEIADLLRLLFAKIGKPICPDCGLEARAFHPDTVVDDLLARFSGARAMILFPIDAPTAKQEQDFRQALLTRGYARLKLGEEVVDLHDAAQSLARTGGALYVLLDRLVLGQDNRSRLAEAVETAFREGEGRCAVEAIGSGIQTYSSGFLCQRCGRTFEPLRPVLFSFNHPLGACPECKGFGNVLRYDPELVIPDHGKSLAEGAVEPWSKAGTDWWQKQMLLAMKRQRVDISAPFKNLSQAIRDLLWKGDKSFDGINDFFKYMEGKRYKLHVRVLLSRYRTPVSCPSCHGSRLRPQARFVKVGDKDIHHVAEMTVDAVVAWLNDLTLRPFEMGIAADLLRHLRAKLGFLARVGLGYLTLGRQTRSLSGGEAQRVSLANQLGARLVGTLYVLDEPTIGLHARDTALLAEILKDLATAGNTVVVVEHDRRMIESADYIVELGPQSGEKGGEVVCAAPAKEFLSDRNAITARYLRGEEQIPVPRIRRRGNGKLLVVAGASEHNLKDLLVRLPLHMLICVTGVSGSGKSTLVEDVLYRALARAFRVESLPMGRFSAIKGIEHLNGVRLIDQQPIGRTPRSNPITYLKAFEEIRRLFASERDALRRNFTPGHFSFNAAGGRCERCEGSGVEKLEMYFFEDIYVPCEVCEGKRFKPDVLAIRHRGKNISDVLAMTAAEALSFFSGVPKLQERLHLLSSIGLGYLRLGQSATTLSGGEAQRLKIAAELAMNGDGHRRGTDKDRHRHGRSQSPGMLYIMDEPTTGLHLDDVKKLLAVLHRLVDAGNTVLVVEHNLDVIKSADWIVDLGPEGGEAGGRIVAEGRPEQVAKVTASHTGRFLAKAL; via the coding sequence GTGTCGCCGCCTATAGAGCCCGAATCCACGGTCCGTAGCCTGATCGTCGAAGGAGCGCGGCAAAACAACCTCAAGAATATTTCCCTCACTCTGCCTCACGATCGCGTCACCGCCGTGACCGGGCTGTCCGGATCGGGGAAGTCCTCATTGGCCTTTGACACGCTGTTTGCCGAGGGGCAATGGCGCTACGTCGAATCACTCTCGACCTATGCGCGGATGTTTCTGGAAAAAGTCTCCCGCCCCGACGTCGACCGCATCCTCAACGTTCGCCCGGCGATCGCCATCGAGCAGAAAAACCAGGTGCGCACCGCCCGCTCGACCGTGGGGACATCCACCGAGATCGCCGACCTGCTGCGCCTGCTGTTCGCCAAAATCGGCAAACCGATCTGTCCGGACTGCGGCCTAGAAGCCCGGGCCTTTCATCCGGACACGGTGGTCGATGACCTGCTCGCCCGTTTCTCCGGCGCACGGGCCATGATCCTGTTCCCAATCGACGCGCCAACCGCCAAGCAGGAACAGGACTTCCGGCAAGCCCTACTGACCAGAGGCTACGCCCGCCTCAAGCTCGGAGAGGAGGTCGTCGATTTGCACGACGCGGCGCAGTCGCTTGCTCGAACAGGAGGCGCCCTGTACGTCCTGCTCGATCGCCTCGTCCTTGGACAGGACAACCGGTCGCGTCTCGCAGAGGCCGTGGAAACCGCATTTCGAGAGGGGGAGGGCCGGTGCGCCGTCGAAGCGATCGGCAGCGGCATACAGACCTACAGCAGCGGGTTTCTCTGTCAGCGCTGCGGCCGGACATTCGAGCCGCTGAGGCCCGTTTTGTTCTCGTTCAACCACCCGCTCGGCGCCTGTCCCGAATGCAAAGGCTTCGGTAACGTCTTGCGATACGATCCGGAACTGGTGATTCCCGATCACGGCAAATCCCTGGCCGAAGGGGCCGTCGAACCCTGGAGCAAAGCCGGCACCGACTGGTGGCAGAAGCAGATGTTGCTGGCCATGAAGCGACAGAGAGTGGACATCTCGGCGCCCTTCAAGAACCTGTCTCAGGCGATCCGGGACCTCCTCTGGAAGGGCGACAAGTCCTTCGACGGCATCAACGATTTCTTCAAGTACATGGAAGGCAAGCGCTATAAGCTGCACGTCCGGGTCCTGCTTAGCCGCTATCGCACGCCCGTCAGCTGCCCGAGCTGTCACGGCAGCCGCCTGAGGCCCCAAGCCCGCTTTGTGAAGGTCGGCGACAAAGACATCCACCACGTCGCCGAGATGACGGTCGATGCTGTCGTTGCATGGCTGAACGACCTGACCTTGAGGCCGTTCGAGATGGGGATCGCCGCGGACCTGCTCAGACACCTGCGGGCCAAGCTGGGATTCCTGGCGCGGGTGGGGCTCGGCTACCTCACATTGGGCAGGCAGACCAGAAGCCTATCCGGCGGCGAGGCGCAGCGCGTTTCGCTGGCCAACCAGCTCGGCGCGAGGTTGGTCGGGACACTGTACGTCCTCGACGAGCCGACCATCGGATTGCATGCACGAGACACCGCCCTGCTCGCGGAGATTCTCAAGGATCTCGCGACAGCCGGAAACACCGTCGTGGTCGTCGAGCATGACCGCCGGATGATCGAGTCCGCCGACTATATCGTGGAGCTGGGGCCGCAGTCCGGCGAGAAGGGAGGGGAAGTCGTCTGCGCCGCTCCGGCGAAGGAATTTTTGTCGGACCGGAATGCGATCACAGCGCGTTACCTTCGCGGCGAGGAGCAGATTCCGGTACCGAGAATACGCCGTCGAGGTAACGGCAAACTGCTGGTAGTTGCCGGCGCCAGCGAACACAACCTGAAAGACCTCCTCGTCCGGCTGCCGCTTCACATGCTGATCTGCGTCACCGGAGTCTCGGGATCCGGCAAGAGCACGTTGGTCGAAGACGTCCTGTATCGCGCGCTGGCCCGCGCATTTCGCGTGGAGTCGCTGCCGATGGGTCGGTTCTCCGCAATCAAAGGGATCGAGCATCTCAACGGCGTCCGGCTGATCGACCAGCAGCCGATCGGACGGACGCCGAGATCCAATCCCATTACCTATTTGAAGGCGTTTGAGGAGATCAGACGGCTGTTCGCCTCCGAGCGAGACGCGTTGCGCCGGAACTTCACGCCGGGACATTTCTCATTCAATGCGGCGGGCGGGCGGTGCGAACGCTGCGAAGGCAGCGGCGTGGAAAAGCTGGAAATGTATTTTTTCGAGGATATCTATGTGCCCTGCGAAGTGTGTGAGGGGAAACGATTCAAGCCCGACGTTCTGGCCATCCGCCATCGAGGGAAGAACATCTCCGACGTGCTCGCGATGACGGCGGCCGAAGCCCTATCGTTTTTTTCAGGTGTGCCCAAGCTGCAGGAACGCCTGCATTTGCTCTCCTCCATCGGCTTGGGATACTTGCGCCTGGGACAATCCGCCACGACCCTCTCCGGTGGCGAGGCCCAACGGCTCAAGATCGCCGCCGAGCTGGCTATGAATGGGGATGGGCATCGGAGGGGAACCGACAAAGACAGGCACCGCCATGGGCGGAGCCAGTCCCCAGGCATGCTCTACATCATGGACGAACCGACGACAGGGCTGCACCTCGACGACGTCAAGAAACTGTTGGCGGTCCTTCACAGACTCGTCGATGCGGGCAATACGGTGCTCGTGGTCGAGCACAACCTGGACGTGATCAAGTCCGCCGATTGGATCGTCGATCTCGGGCCGGAAGGTGGCGAAGCCGGCGGCCGGATCGTGGCCGAGGGAAGGCCAGAGCAGGTGGCAAAAGTGACAGCGTCTCACACCGGACGGTTCTTGGCAAAAGCGTTATGA
- a CDS encoding DUF3147 domain-containing protein, which translates to MNELVKYGVYFLLGGTIVSLSTYLGSQGRSFLAAFASTFPAITGATFLLIYLNDGTDSLVGYAKNLLWFVPPWIVYVVSMIVGVPRLGFWPGATISLTLYMMGIALLRITLR; encoded by the coding sequence GTGAACGAACTCGTCAAGTACGGCGTGTATTTCCTGCTCGGGGGTACCATCGTCAGCCTGTCGACCTACTTGGGCTCACAAGGACGTTCCTTTCTGGCTGCCTTCGCCAGTACGTTTCCGGCCATTACCGGCGCGACGTTTCTTCTGATCTACTTGAACGACGGCACGGACTCTCTCGTGGGCTATGCAAAGAACCTCTTGTGGTTCGTCCCGCCGTGGATCGTCTACGTCGTCAGCATGATCGTCGGAGTTCCGCGCCTGGGATTCTGGCCGGGTGCCACCATATCGCTGACGCTGTATATGATGGGTATCGCCCTCCTAAGGATAACCCTGCGATGA
- a CDS encoding TolC family protein, with translation MTQRSKVSRACPVLLGIGLTWAAGPAWGADDLKTQPEERREAISLADAALRALKSNLDISISRQTKESRLADITVEQAKFDPTLSVNGQYNRSASPLNRPVFGGTQGNLTNIQVFDQRVTQVTVDAVTNLVTGGNIDLNYAPTRTNVNPEVAQGFLYNPAYTSSLAMTLTQPLLRNAGIDINKTFIKVAQNNADVEHHVFRDRVLTVIATVEQTYWELVFANENLKVAQAALKAAQELLASNRAKSKAGVMSIVDVLQAEAAVASRVEQVLVAEKAIRDQEDQLRRLLNPGEEDLRLDVRLTPTDPPVTVLEPLSLQEAIDIAIDQRPEIVQAKKNLDSGELNKQFAKNQLLPTLSFQGTMGLLGLGGDYKGTSEQNISRDFYNYGAGLVLSYPLGNRSAISTYNKRQLEAKNAEAALASVRQQIIVGVREAVRRVQTDFKRIETTRSARIMAEKQLQAEQERLKVGLSTTRFVLDFQRDLATAQGNELRATVDYNKSLSNLTRHKATTLDRYHLELQ, from the coding sequence ATGACACAGAGATCGAAAGTGTCCAGGGCATGCCCGGTGCTTCTGGGCATCGGTCTGACGTGGGCGGCCGGACCAGCCTGGGGCGCGGACGATCTGAAGACTCAGCCGGAAGAGCGACGAGAGGCCATTTCACTGGCCGACGCGGCGCTCCGAGCGTTGAAGAGTAATCTGGACATCAGCATCAGCCGCCAGACGAAAGAGAGCCGGCTCGCCGACATCACCGTGGAGCAGGCCAAATTCGACCCGACCTTGAGCGTCAACGGACAGTACAACCGCTCGGCCAGCCCCCTCAATCGTCCGGTGTTCGGCGGAACCCAGGGCAACTTGACCAATATCCAAGTATTCGATCAGCGGGTCACCCAAGTGACGGTCGACGCGGTCACCAACCTTGTCACCGGCGGCAATATCGATTTGAACTATGCTCCGACGCGAACCAACGTCAACCCGGAGGTCGCCCAGGGGTTCTTGTACAACCCAGCCTATACCAGCAGCTTGGCCATGACCCTGACACAACCGCTGCTCCGGAACGCCGGCATCGACATCAATAAGACGTTCATCAAGGTGGCCCAGAACAACGCCGATGTGGAGCACCATGTCTTTCGCGATCGCGTGTTGACCGTCATCGCCACGGTGGAGCAGACCTATTGGGAACTTGTCTTTGCCAACGAGAATCTGAAGGTGGCGCAAGCCGCCCTCAAAGCCGCGCAGGAGCTGTTGGCCAGCAACCGGGCCAAGTCGAAGGCGGGCGTCATGTCCATCGTGGATGTCCTGCAGGCCGAGGCCGCCGTCGCGTCGCGCGTGGAGCAGGTGCTGGTCGCTGAAAAAGCCATCCGCGACCAGGAAGACCAGCTCCGCCGCCTGCTGAATCCGGGCGAAGAAGACCTGCGGCTGGACGTCCGCCTCACTCCGACTGATCCGCCGGTCACGGTGCTGGAACCGCTGAGTCTCCAGGAGGCGATCGACATCGCGATCGATCAACGGCCTGAGATCGTGCAGGCCAAGAAGAACCTGGACTCCGGCGAACTCAACAAACAGTTCGCGAAGAACCAGCTGCTCCCGACCCTATCGTTTCAAGGGACTATGGGACTGCTCGGCTTGGGCGGCGACTATAAGGGCACCAGCGAGCAGAACATCAGCAGAGATTTCTATAATTACGGCGCCGGCCTCGTCCTGAGCTATCCGCTCGGCAATCGCTCGGCCATCAGCACCTACAACAAACGCCAGCTGGAAGCCAAGAATGCCGAAGCCGCCCTGGCCAGCGTGCGGCAACAGATCATCGTGGGCGTTCGGGAGGCGGTGCGGCGGGTCCAGACGGATTTCAAACGGATCGAGACCACTCGTTCCGCCCGCATCATGGCCGAGAAGCAACTCCAAGCGGAGCAAGAGCGTCTGAAGGTCGGCCTCAGCACGACCCGCTTCGTGCTCGACTTCCAGCGGGACCTCGCGACGGCGCAGGGCAACGAATTGCGCGCGACGGTGGATTACAACAAATCCCTGTCCAACCTCACGAGGCACAAGGCGACGACACTCGACCGCTATCATCTCGAACTGCAGTAG
- a CDS encoding M28 family peptidase, which produces MLADIQTLSGQAFEGRQTGTAGDVRAAAWVAGRFAALRLTVDPVLPSETADSSTSTREPAPSVPVYVIGDDPHLEISTARGTTIGRAPADYLPILDSPPVHVTASVVFVGYGISDPAGGYDEYAGLDVRNRVVLFMRGKPDHYPAPVSHAEKERIAREHGAVAFLTVTGPILNQYEVRRGMTAAPSAFYGRQGGILPLPGAWISPAFADHLLSSMVPGDQPLRALQEGLNQSRSPRSQPTGSVVRMAWDSWRTSGPLYNVVASIPGRQPDLKEQSVILGAHRDHFGRQAGLLFPGADDNASGTAVVLEVARVLMESGLRAARTVTFVSFSGEEQGLLGSQLYVNSRPRDPMKPIGMINVDHAGIGNGRLTVGVTGFDKRAAQEAGQAAGLAEQLDLFGFFPGGDHVPFKEAGVPTVTVVSGGPHLHYHKPTDAPETINPEILQLAARYVLALVWQLADSR; this is translated from the coding sequence ATGCTGGCCGACATCCAAACGCTCAGCGGACAGGCGTTTGAAGGACGCCAGACCGGCACCGCCGGCGATGTACGGGCTGCAGCATGGGTGGCGGGGCGTTTCGCAGCCCTGCGCCTTACCGTCGATCCCGTGCTTCCTTCCGAGACGGCTGATTCTTCGACCTCCACGCGCGAGCCGGCTCCGTCCGTGCCCGTTTACGTGATCGGCGATGATCCGCACCTGGAGATCTCGACCGCTCGAGGCACGACCATCGGCCGTGCGCCGGCTGACTACCTTCCGATTCTCGACTCCCCCCCGGTCCACGTGACCGCATCGGTCGTCTTCGTCGGCTACGGCATTTCCGATCCGGCCGGCGGCTACGACGAGTACGCCGGTCTCGATGTGCGGAACCGCGTCGTGCTCTTCATGCGGGGCAAGCCGGACCATTATCCGGCGCCCGTTTCTCATGCGGAGAAGGAGCGAATCGCCCGCGAACACGGCGCCGTCGCCTTTCTAACGGTCACCGGTCCGATATTGAATCAGTACGAAGTCCGCCGGGGCATGACGGCCGCCCCCAGCGCCTTCTACGGTCGCCAGGGCGGCATTCTCCCGCTGCCGGGCGCCTGGATCAGTCCGGCATTCGCGGACCACCTCCTCTCGTCGATGGTCCCGGGAGATCAACCTTTGCGCGCCTTGCAAGAGGGTCTGAATCAATCCCGCAGCCCGCGCTCGCAGCCCACCGGCTCTGTGGTCCGTATGGCCTGGGACAGCTGGCGCACGTCAGGTCCGCTCTACAATGTCGTCGCCAGCATCCCAGGACGACAACCGGACCTCAAGGAACAGTCCGTCATCCTGGGCGCCCATCGCGATCACTTCGGACGGCAGGCGGGCTTGCTCTTTCCTGGAGCGGACGACAACGCCTCCGGCACCGCCGTCGTGCTGGAGGTGGCGCGGGTGCTCATGGAATCCGGCCTACGGGCCGCCCGCACGGTCACCTTCGTGTCCTTCAGCGGAGAGGAGCAGGGCCTGCTTGGTTCACAACTCTACGTGAACAGTCGCCCAAGAGATCCCATGAAACCCATCGGCATGATTAATGTCGATCATGCCGGCATAGGGAACGGACGGCTGACGGTCGGAGTCACCGGTTTCGACAAGCGGGCGGCACAAGAGGCGGGGCAGGCGGCGGGCCTCGCGGAGCAATTAGATTTATTCGGGTTTTTCCCCGGCGGAGACCACGTGCCCTTCAAAGAGGCTGGAGTGCCAACCGTCACGGTCGTCAGCGGCGGACCCCACCTCCACTATCACAAGCCGACCGATGCGCCGGAGACGATCAACCCAGAAATCCTGCAATTGGCGGCCCGCTACGTCCTCGCACTGGTCTGGCAATTGGCGGATTCTCGCTAG